The Nocardioides sp. cx-173 genome segment GCTGCAGCCGGCTGACCGCCACGGCCATCGCCATCGCGGCCACGACCGCGACCAGGAGCGAGAGGACCATGCGGGAGACGTTGGGACCGTCGAGGCCGAAGTAGAGGAAGTTCGGGACCCCGACGAGCAGGACTGCCGCCACCGCCGTGACCACGACGCCGCGGCGCCCGTAGTAGCGGCCGAGGTAGAGCCCCGGCAGCACCATGAGCACGGCCGAGCCGCCGCCCTGCGCGTCGAGCCGGAACAGCCCGATGACCAGCAGGTCGGCGACCGCCAGGACCGCAGGGCTCGCCGCGGGCAGCCGGTCCCACGGCAGCACGAACGCCGCCAGCGTCACCACCACCAGCAGGCCGGCGCCGACCCGGGGCCAGGGGCCGCTGTCGATGTCTCCGAGGAAGCGCAGTGCCAGGTCGACGGCGAACAGCAGGGCGCACAGCGATTGGAACACCGCCGGTCGGGCGACGGGGTCGGGTGCTGTGGACGGGCTCGTCAGGTCCCCCCGACCCGTCCCGATCTCGCGCACTGCCATGCGCGGCTCCCTCCGCTCGGCCTCTGGCACACCCTGGCAGAGAGTCGCCACCACCAGCCAGCACGACGTGCGCGCGCCGGGCCGAGCCCGACGGGCTAGGAGGTGAAGTTCGGCTCGGCGCCGCCGTAGCGGCGGTCCCGCCCGGCGTAGATCTCGATCGCCTGCCACAGGGAGCGGCGGTCGACGTCGGGCCAGAGGATGTCGGTGAAGACCAGCTCGCTGTAGGCCGCCTGCCACAGCATGAAGTTGGACAGCCGCTGCTCCCCCGACGTGCGCCAGACCAGGTCGGCGTCGGACTGCTCGGGCACGTAGAGGTGGCGAGCAAAGGTCCGCTCGTCGACCTTGTCGGCGTTGAGCCGCCCGGCCGCCACCTCCTGGGCGATCCGGCGGGCGGTGTCGGCGAGCTCCGCACGGCCGCCGTAGTTGACGCACATCGTGAGCGTCAGCACGTCGTTGTCCTTCGTGAGCTCCTCGGCGACCTGCAGCTCGCGGATCACCGACTTCCACAGCCGCGGCGCCCGGCCGGCCCACCGCACACGGACGCCGAGCTCGTGCATCTCGTCGCGCCGC includes the following:
- a CDS encoding isoprenyl transferase, with protein sequence MKRAVRKPTPHPSGARPPAIPKDLIPAHVAIVMDGNGRWAKERGLPRTKGHEQGESSLFDVVEGAIEIGVKAVSAYAFSTENWSRSPDEVKFLMGFNRDVIRRRRDEMHELGVRVRWAGRAPRLWKSVIRELQVAEELTKDNDVLTLTMCVNYGGRAELADTARRIAQEVAAGRLNADKVDERTFARHLYVPEQSDADLVWRTSGEQRLSNFMLWQAAYSELVFTDILWPDVDRRSLWQAIEIYAGRDRRYGGAEPNFTS